The window tcaacaacccttcctcagccctctggacaacagttttggtaatcccgcacctcctcctaacttccaaactacgaattctctgcattatattcacatcacacattgccctcagacatgacatctccactgcctccagccttctcctcgctgcaacattcatcacccatgcttcacacccatataagagcgttggtaaaactatactctcatacattcccctctttgcctccaaggacaaagttctttgtctccacagactcctaagtgcaccactcactcttttcccctcatcaattctatgattcacctcatctttcatagacccatccgctgacacgtccactcccaaatatctgaatacattcacctcctccatactctctccctccaatctgatattcaatctttcatcacctaatctttttgttatcctcataaccttactctttcctgtattcacctttaattttcttcttttgcacaccctaccaaattcatccaccaatctctgcaacttctcttcagaatctcccaagagcacagtgtcatcagcaaagagcagctgtgacaactcccactttgtgtgtgattctttatcttttaactccacgcctcttgccaagaccctcgcatttacttctcttacaaccccatctataaatatattaaacaaccacggtgacatcacacatccttgtctaaggcctacttttactgggaaaaaatttccctcttttctacatactctaacttgagcctcactatcctcgtaaaaactcttcactgctttcagtaacctacctcctacaccatacacctgcaacatctgccacattgcccccctatccaccctgtcatacgccttttccaaatccataaatgccacaaagacctctttagccttatctaaatactgttcacttatatgtttcactgtaatatatatatatatatatatatatatatatatatatatatatatatatatatatatatatatatatatatatatatatatatatatatatatatatatatatatatatatttatatatatttatatgtgtgtgtgtgtgtatattgtattTCCTTTAAGTGCGTTGATTAAATTTTGTAGTAAGGTTGTCGAGAAACACTGTGAGGCTTGCCCCGACAAGCGTACTTAGAAACTCGTTACAGTATTATATTTAAAACAACCTTATTACAGAAACTGTGAAATAAACCTATATGGCTAAACCCAAACATTTGTTTCAGATACAAGCAAGGCCCGTGTGACAAGGAGGAAACTATGAGGTTTCTCTCCTACCAACCTGCACTCCAAGCTGACCAAGTGGGTGAGATTCCCCCACCGTGGACGCCAATGTCGCACCGTTCCCAATTTGTCCCTCTGGAACAGTCACCGGACGCCCGTGTAATGTCCCCTACCATTAAAAACTCAACCAATTACTGGTCACAAGATCATGATAATGTTAACTGCGCATCTTCCTTCTCAAGACGTCTAGAGTCACAGACTTCGCCAAGTGACTTGCCTCATAGTCCGTACTGCGACTCTGACTTCGACAATAACGTATTCCCTGAGGACCTCCTGGAGTGGGCCTGCGGCTATGACTCAGACTCTCCGGGAAGCCCATCGCTCAGCAACAAGGGCGTCCCTAACATGTTCCCAGTGACTGAGAACGACTTTCTCTCGGAAGAAGATTCCCCTCTACCTTATGGAAGCCCCGTAGCCTCCTATAGAAGGTTTCAAGACTATGTGATGGAGAGCGCAGAGAATGAGGGGAGTGGCGGTGGACGTCCCGACACCCCTGGAAGACGCAGTTCGAGTGAGAACCCAAGGCTTTCCAACCCAGAGAGTGGCCTGTCAGGCTCCCCCAGCTCCTCTCCAGTCTTTGGATTTTATCACAACGGTGTTCGTCTGGGACAGACTCGACAATTTAGCACTTTTGGCAGAAAGTAAAATGCATGTGTGTGGAATATAAGTCACAATACGTGAATGGAACAATTCAAATACtgactgaaaaaaaaatgtaaactaTGATCAGGTCAATCCAGTTTTGCCTTTCAAAACAATATGTAAAGTCAGCTTTTTATATAAAAAAGTTTTATTAAACTCTAAAGCGCATCGTTTTCGTATTTGTTTTATCCTAATAATGTTATGATAATTTAcatattatagttattattattattattattattattattatagtgacgGAGAGAGGCTGGGAatatgagaggtaatcaggtttgatctaaggaaagTGACGGGCAGTTGCACTTTACAAGTACCAAGCCTCTGTGTGAACGTGTGAAACACAACTTACAAACTTATTTTTAAGTTGAATAAAATAGTGATGAAACTTCTTTGCAATAAAAACAGGTAGGTCACTCGccgttaatataaaaaaaaaagtgacgcgCCTCATTTCCGAGATGAAAAAGCAGTTCATTTGTAAGTTAAACAAAGTAGGAATGCAATACCGTTtgtagttaaaaaaaaataaaaactggaaCGCAAGTCGTTTATAAATCAAAGAAAAACCCCAACTCGTtagcaagataaaaaaaaaaaaaaagagaaatccAACTCGACTGTAAGTTAGGACCTGTATAATTATCACTATGATAATGGTACACATTACCGAGAAGTTGGCGAATAAGACATATGTGTAACACTTTGGTACTTTTTTTTCCAGATTCATTTCGGgaaaaaatattccagtttcatgtcttatttatcatcttGTATAATTAGTCTGTAGTTCAGACTAATTATACAAGAGCATGAAAACAGAGTTCAAACGATCTATAATTAGGATGAAGTGAATGGTGAATAACTCAAAAACTATTTGACGACGTTTCGTCTATTTAGGGTGAAACAACGGTTTTAAATGAGTTAAAACATCAACTATTTGCTGGTAAAGCAAAAGCCTTAACATTATGGAAGCCTAAAGTTAAAAGAACAGACGCTTACCTGGTATAAGGGCCTGGTGGCAGATTTGGAACTGCTGAAGACAATGGATGGCAGGACGGAAGCCATAGTGACAGAAGAGATCAGCTGCCTTCACTAATCCGTGTAAGGTGAGGAGTCTCCGGTACAGTTTGTCTTCCTCGCTACCTGTAAGTGTAAATAAACACATTCACTATCCGTTTGTGGAATATAAACATACTACCTGTTCGTGGAATACACACATTTCCCGTTAGTGGAATACACGCACATTTCCCGTTAGTGGAATACACACACATTTCCCGCTAGTGGAATACACACACATTTCCCGTTAGTGGAATACACACACATTTCCCGTTAGTGGAATACACACACATTTCCCGCTAGTGGAATACACACACATTTCCCGTTAGTGGAATACACACACATTTCCCGCTAGTGGAATACACACACATTTCCCGCTAGTGGAATACACACACATTTCCCGCTAGTGGAATACACACACATTTCCCGCTAGTGGAATACACACACATTTCCCGTTAGTGGAATACACACACATTTCCCGCTAGTGGAATACACACACATTTCCCGTTAGTTGAATACACACACATTTCTCGTTAGTGGAATACACACACATTTCCCGTCAGTGGAATACACACACATTTCCCGCTAGTGGAATACACACATTTCCCGTTAGTGGAATACACACACATTTCCCGCTAGTGGAATACACACACATTTCCCGCTAGTGGAATACACACACATTTCCCGCTAGTGGAATACACACACATTTCCCGCTAGTGGAATACACACACAATTCCCGTTAGTGGAATACACACACATTTCCCGCTAGTGGAATACACACACATTTCCCGCTAGTGGAATACACACACAATTCCCGTTAGTGGAATACACACACATTTCCCGCTAGTGGAATACACACACATTTCCCGCTAGTGGAATACACACACAATTCCCGTTAGTGGAATACACACACATTTCCCGCTAGTGGAATACACACACATTTCCCGCTAGTGGAATACACACACATTTCCCGCTAGTGGAATACACACACAATTCCCGTTAGTGGAATACACACACATTTCCCGCTAGTGGAATACACACACATTTCCCGTTAGTGGAATACACACACATTTCCCGCTAGTGGAATACACACACATTTCCCGTCAGTGGAATACACACACATTTCCCGTTAGTGGAATACACACACATTTCCCGTTAGTGGATTACACGAACTGTTGACCACGAACCTACACTTATCGTGTAGGATCGTGGTCAACAGTAGTTTATTCATTGCTGCTAGCTATCCATAGCCGTTTATGAATCATGTTGATATACATGAAATCTATCAAAAATATCCTATTAGATAGTTGTTGTTTAGAGGTACGTACATAGAGATACAAGTTCTCACTGCACATGCTGTATATCGCACATGGTGGATAAcgcaagaaaggaggaacactgcagcaggcctactggcccatactaagcgCCTTTCTCAAACCCGAACCcaccaacaaaaatatttgctAAACAGTCTACGAGCAAATATACAGGTTACGTAACCGGTTTATTTAGTCTGTGCACGATTATCATTAAGgcttcagtgtatatgcacttcaTACCTATTAACTGAAAGGAAAAAGTAAACATGGGGGAAGGGCTTCATACTAATCAGGTACAACCATATCCAGCTTTTTATaattgtttatctggagtttatctggagagagttccgggggtcaacgcccccgcggcccggtctgtgaccaggcctccttaggtcagtgtcccaggatgcgacccacaccagtcgactaacacccaggtatccattttactgatggggaacatagacaacaggtggaaagaaacacgcccaatgtttctactctggctgggaatcgaacccaggccctcaccgtgtgaagcgagagcgttaaccaccaggccaccagagcctgtttATGTCTAACCCATCCTTAAAACATCACATAGAATTCTGATCGAAGATCTGATGCAATTACGCTACAACAAAATCAATGTTTCAATGTTTAGACTCACTTGGTTGGTAAGGTCCTTTGCGGGTCCTCACAATCTGGTTGAGGAGGGAACGAGTATAATCAGGCTGGAGGGTTGAGAAACTGTGGTTGTGGCCCACCACCTCCTTACTACGCAGGGATGATACCATCTTCTCCCCGAAGCTACGCACTACATCAACACACTTCTTGTACACCTCTGCCACCAGGAGGACCATTAGTATTAATAtttatgaataagacacatttgcaacacctgggtataatAATGATACTCGTGTTGTGCATGCAGTTTATTCATCAATTTGTCAGTGTTGAATCAATTATTAATGCACAAAATTAATATTACTGTATTCACAAATAACTGCTAAATCCGCATGGGTCACTCAGCACAAGGAGTGGTGAGGACTCTATCCCCTATTCACCAATTGCGGCCCCGTCTCTCAGCCAGACCggtcaataatatatatatactagaccAGACTTTAGGACAGCACATATATGCTACAACAAAATAGCATCGCTTTTCACTGAACAAAGTTATAATAAAATCAATATGTAGAAAATAAGCATAAAATGTTTCTGACATAATAAAAGACATCCTAATTATGTATTCAAAAATCGTgtcatacagctcctggagaatgtgaggtaatcagatttgattccTGGAAAGGGAGGGTGGTttcaattccatggatcaagtcCTTCAGAAGCATCCAATAGAAGTCAtcacaagaattaaaaaaaaactcaCCATTCAAAGGAACTTCAAGGATGTAGTGGATTGTGCCTTTCTCCCTTCTTCTTTTCCTGGCTCGACCAGTGCTGCcggaggcgctgctggtgaccACGGTGACAGTGGCGGTGCTGTTGCTTATATTAACGGTGTTATTAGAGGTAGTTTGTGTTATATTAGAatctgtggtgctgctgctgttagtggtgtTGACAATGGTGTCGCTGTTTGTTGTGGTAGTGCTCTTGTTAGGGGTGGTGACGGTGGCATCATTTCCGCTGGAGATTTTGTTACTGATCTCGCTGCACGTAATGGTAGTGCTACCACCTTCCTTTCCGCTATTTTCAGTCGTTCCAAaatctttgtcatccttctttgtcTGGGTGACTTCAGCGTCAATATCCACTGGTCGTACTCCGTTGGCAGATGAACTCTCATTACTGGTAGAAGGCTGCGTATTGTTTTGAGATGGCAGTGTACCAGATCTCAACAATTGCTGACTGTGGACAGATTGCTTAATATCGCTGGCAGATATTTGGCAATCACTAGAGTGTTGCTGTGCATTGCTGTTTGACGACTCTGTATCACTTGGATGTGACGGTACACTTGCAGATAGCAGGGTATTACTCTTATCATCCTCCTCACACCTTTTGGCGTCTTCTATATACCTGGTTTCCTGTTTACACCTGCTGGAATACACTTCACTCTTTCCAACATCGTTTGGTTTTCCACAACTGTTAATTTTTCTAGCTTCGCTGGAAACAGGGGATAGTACCCTTTTGTGAACCGCTTGTTTACCTTCCTCAGCCTGGCGATGCCTAGTGATAAAGTCCTCTAAAGTAGAATCAAACTCCCGCGGTCGCTTATGAGAATGTTGATAGCGTTCTGCATCCATTACAGTAGATTTTGTTTTGACTTTCAGCTGATCAATCTTCTGCGAAATCCGTTTCACGAAGTCGCTAAGTGAGGAAATGCTAGACTGTGACGGAGACACAGAGGTGGCGACAGAGTCGTGCTTCACAGTCACGAGTCTCGACGAGACTCTGAGAGGACCTTCTGGGGAAGCACCTTGTACCTTGGACGTTGTGTCCTCATTTTCTCTTTCGTTTTCATTTTCTCCCGTCTTCTCCTTAACGCTTGTCTTCGAATTTTCAATCATCTTTTCAGACTGAAGTAATTGCCCGGGTGTAATCGTTTTCGATTCTCCTGCTATGTCTTTTACATATACATCAATGGTTTTAAATTGATACTCATTCATGGCAGGCTTGTCTCCAACCTTGTTTATTCTTCTACTTGACTCTTCTGTTTGGTACGATCTGGGTATACTGCAATCTCTAGTTTCATTATCTTTCAGTTTACTTACACGAGAGCAGTATTTTCCATCATCTGACTGATCTTCATTTTTGTTAATTATAGTTTCTTTCTGAATCGCAGGTAACCTAACATCGTTATTATCCTTTCCATCTACTGtgttctgtacattttccaattCTCTAACCTGGCTTATCCTCTGATCACTAGCtttgttttcattttttttacattttttttctctttcattATCAGTTTTAACTGCAGTTACTGGCAATTCTGTCATTTCTGACACATTAGTGGCGGATTCATTATACTGACCTTTAAAAGCGAGTGGCAATCCATTTTTATCTATTCTGTCTCTTTCACTCTGAATATCTGCTGTCTGAGTGTGTGCAACATTCACTTTTCTTATAAATTCAACCTCCTGTTCCACTACATTATTTTTAGTAAGCACATGAACTGTATGAGGTTCTTTTTCTGTTATATCACATTTCTTATCAATACTGCCTATCGTAGCCATCTTAATTGTATTTGTAACAATAGGTTTAAGATATGGGATTGACTTCCTTTGTTTCTCCTTATCTTCATTGAGTTGGGACACGATGGGTGATTTTCTATTCATCTGAGGAATGAAAAACAATTTTCCATTCATTTGAGGTAAAATGGATGATTTCCCTCTTAATTCACTCTCATAAGTCTTTAACTGCAACAATTTTGTTTGGCCTTCTTCCGTCTTTTTCCAGTCGTTCGAAACAATAGTAGTGCATTCTTCCATCTTTCCTTTATTTAAGACAATTGTTATGCATTCTTTAATCTCACCTTCCtccaaaacatttactgcacagTCTTTCATATTCCTCTCGTCTAAAACAGCTGTGCAATCATCCCTCTTCCCTTCGTTTAAAACAACTGTTATGCATTCGTTAATCTTACCCTCATCCAAAACATTTACTGTACGTTCTTTTATATTCCCTTCGCTTAAAACAACTGATGTGCTTTCTTccatcttcctaccttccttcattATTATCTTCCTGCTTTTGTCATTATCACCGCTGTCTTTTTCTTTTGTAAATGTCGTTCTTTCCTCAAGTGTGaatttcatctctctctctcccatgatTCTTAGCTCTTCCACAAGTCCTTGAATAATACTACTACGATATCTTTGATACCATAAAGGTTGTGTTTTAATTTCGGTAGAAGCACTGACGGTGTCCAGTTCCTCGTGTTTAGCAACGCCATCTTCACTAGTGGTGAGTAGGGTACTTCCACGGGCTGAGGTTTCGCAACGAAGTAGATCCATATTTTCTAACACGACCTTCGGTTGCGATGGTGAGACTGATGTTCCTTGATTTTTTTTTACACCGGGTTTTTCTAATCTTTCTTGCATCTCCACAACCTGGTATTTTACCCTTGTGTTCTTTTCTGCTACACACAGTGATTCTGGTACTGGTTGATGTGTCACCCTCAGTGATTCTGATAATGAGTGGTCCACCAGTACATCATTTTGTAGAATATGTGGGTCTGGCTTTTCTTGGCTCTTCATACCACTGACCTGTGGCTTTTGTAAATTTGTAGTCTCTTTACGCTCTAGTCCATCGTTTTCAAGTTTGGATTTTAGCAGTTCTTCCTTCTCCAGCGAAGGGTTTTGCGACTCTTGTGATTCTGAAATTTTCTGGACCTCTAATACATTGTTTAGTGATCTAACAATTTCCTTAGTCGAGTCTAACTGTTCTTTGAGGTTATCAACAGATGGAGTTTCACACGTTTCAAAGCTATTCTTACAAGTAACATCTGTCAGGGTGGTAGTTAGGGTCTGCTCATTGTAAGAACTGCTAATACTTTTATTTTCAAAGTGGGTTGGTGAAGATTTAGAAGCCTTAGATTCATTCAGGCTTCCATCATTGATCAATATGTTTACCTTTGTACCCTGAACAGGATCTTTTTCTATCTCAGAGTTACAGGTTTCCTTAAAGGTTTTGTATTTTTGTATTAATTTACACTCTTCCTTTGGCTTTTGCTCTTGTACGCTTTTATAATCCCCATATGTCATTTTATCCCTTGAAGTCCCATCCTTCTTAAATAAAATTACATCTTTTTTCTTGAAGGTTTGAGTGTCATCCCCTAAACTTTTGTTCTCTGGGATCGAAATTTCTCGTTTTCGTACCTCTGAAACATGACTATCAGACATTTCGATGTTTCCACTCAAGGCTGCACCAGCATCACATGCCCGACCTGAATAAACACACTGGTGAATGATACCAACTTCCTCAGCTGGCGAGACCTGCATACGCTGTTGCTGGGAAACGCTCAGCACATGCACGGGAAAGATGAGCTGACCATCACTCACGAAGATGATGGAGGACACGTCTGTGAACTCGCAGTAATCAGCATTATTCTCATTTGTTGAATTTCCTTTTGCCAGATCTCTCGCTTTAGCTTCAGAGGAAATTCTTCCCTGAAGAGTCACGTTCAGTGATTCTGGCATATTCAGACTGTCTTCCTTGAGTAACCTCACCGCATCTTTATGTTCTAAGGAACTCTCTCTCCCCTGTCTGTACTGCTCCAAACCTCTACTTACAACATAATTATCATGCTTCCTTGGCTGTCCAAGTATTTCTGTGCTCTCATCGTCTCGTATCTTGATGTTATCTGCGAACTTAGTCTTACCAAATTCGCTGAACTGGTTTCTTGTATCACCATCTGCAGATTCTTGGTGCTTATCGACGACATTCGTCTGGGAGTGCTTCAAGGGGCAAGGAAAGGTGTTAAGGTGAATAAAATCAGAAAACACCAATCGCAATGTATGGATTTTGtttataagcacagtgtcaacttGCTTTTTATCTGTTGATCTGATGATCTCAAGTTCCTCCGTCTCCATCATGGGAGAACTTTCTGGCTCATCTGACGACGTTTGCAGTAACTTGAAATTTGGAACTTCAGTTTTTTTATTATCACGTTGGGGAAGTTCATCAGCTGATAAAGCACTTGCATGTGCAGCCGTGTTTCCAGCTGTTTTTATTGTCTTATGAAATGCTTCAGCATTCTTACACTCCTCCCCTGAAAATTTGTCCTTAGAATTTTCTTCTAACATATCAACATCAAAATCATCTTCAAAGATAATAGTGGAGGCATCACTGAGGTAATTACTATCTGTTACAGCTGTGTCTTTCTTAGTATCATCACATCTAACCTCTAGCTTCCCAACCAGTGATTGGCAAGCCTTCTGTGGTTCAAGTATTTGCTTCTCTCTAATTGGTGATGCCGGTGGTAATGAACGATTCAAGTCCGGcagctcatcatcatcatctgacAATATCAACACATTCATTACGTCTGCATTCTTATCCGAAGACACTTTTTGCATGAGATTATCTTTTCTTCCAGAGAATGTTTCATTTGAAACATGCTTTGAAGTCGAGTTTCTGTAAGATTCTTCTTTTCCGGAAGATGTTCCAATTGGATCTTCCTTTTCAACTGGTTCAGGTGAAGAATCACTTGAAAGGATTATAAAATGTGATGTAACTGGTTGTGTATTTGGGATCACTTGCACATCGTCCCCATCTGTGTCTCGCTCGGGTCCAACAACTACCTTCTGGGCCAGTACATCCCGCTCATGACCTAGAGCTTCCTTGTTAACAGTCATCTTAGACTGCTGAGTTCTAGTGACTGGAATCTTGAGGACAGTAAGCTTTGAATAACTTGAGCCAGACACAACATGGCGCTGGGATGTACCGGTTGGTGCTCTATCctggtgatgtatagagctggGCCGCGAGACAGTCGAGTACCTCTGATGCTGTATAGTGCTCTTGTGGGGTAAAGGTTGACGCTGAACTACACTACGACGATCCCGAATCATTTGCAGAGAAAGAGTTGGACGATTAGATGGCGTGAGCGTGGTGATAGCACGATGAGATAATGTGGGCGTGGTGACAGGGCGCtgagagggtgtgagtgtggtgataggGCCCTGAGATGGCGTGAGTGTGGTGATAGGGCGCCGAGATGGTGAAGACGGGGTGATAGGAAGCTGTGACATTACGGGCGTCCGATCTGTAGACATGACAGTGATAGGCAAAGTACACTTTGTACCATCAGCACCCATGCGGTAGAGGTGGTATGTGGTCCGTGGTGGTGACACTTCCTCCACGTCAATCCACTCGTCTTCCTCATCCACTTCCTGAGTGGTCCATTGGTCACGTCTACGACCTCCCCGAAACAGAGGGCGCGCGTGTCTAGTTCGTCCCTAAAATCACAAAAATATTGTATTGTTGACTATCTCAGgtaaatattta is drawn from Cherax quadricarinatus isolate ZL_2023a chromosome 78, ASM3850222v1, whole genome shotgun sequence and contains these coding sequences:
- the LOC128701519 gene encoding uncharacterized protein; amino-acid sequence: MSILSGSQRPTEIQVSPSMALACSQRWLPPSTCNSKGEVSSPSIQPPPPVVPTLATTADVQSSSSLLPSALSTTACSPTNSPFNTRFLAPPQEIAECKQPVVSQLMGHQSSSRFTSHHLPNSPTINETSQPAGSEAPFQESPSQISFHESPSQSISCSHLWDTRTSDTPNSPAPTTATSTIRPFRMRRLVRTLFEAAALEYASALRTALLFPSATSSITTATTTPSCDTSPTTQKHLNQGRWKAKCGNESIQRPTQPVKPIFHPVPTSPPPTPVPPTWAAPRSWEQGDSIAQDIQEIRCQFDPVTPSLSHQQQRSLSHQPRASLSIPTPTPGRRYTKCAVTPCKNAQISGRTRHARPLFRGGRRRDQWTTQEVDEEDEWIDVEEVSPPRTTYHLYRMGADGTKCTLPITVMSTDRTPVMSQLPITPSSPSRRPITTLTPSQGPITTLTPSQRPVTTPTLSHRAITTLTPSNRPTLSLQMIRDRRSVVQRQPLPHKSTIQHQRYSTVSRPSSIHHQDRAPTGTSQRHVVSGSSYSKLTVLKIPVTRTQQSKMTVNKEALGHERDVLAQKVVVGPERDTDGDDVQVIPNTQPVTSHFIILSSDSSPEPVEKEDPIGTSSGKEESYRNSTSKHVSNETFSGRKDNLMQKVSSDKNADVMNVLILSDDDDELPDLNRSLPPASPIREKQILEPQKACQSLVGKLEVRCDDTKKDTAVTDSNYLSDASTIIFEDDFDVDMLEENSKDKFSGEECKNAEAFHKTIKTAGNTAAHASALSADELPQRDNKKTEVPNFKLLQTSSDEPESSPMMETEELEIIRSTDKKQVDTVLINKIHTLRLVFSDFIHLNTFPCPLKHSQTNVVDKHQESADGDTRNQFSEFGKTKFADNIKIRDDESTEILGQPRKHDNYVVSRGLEQYRQGRESSLEHKDAVRLLKEDSLNMPESLNVTLQGRISSEAKARDLAKGNSTNENNADYCEFTDVSSIIFVSDGQLIFPVHVLSVSQQQRMQVSPAEEVGIIHQCVYSGRACDAGAALSGNIEMSDSHVSEVRKREISIPENKSLGDDTQTFKKKDVILFKKDGTSRDKMTYGDYKSVQEQKPKEECKLIQKYKTFKETCNSEIEKDPVQGTKVNILINDGSLNESKASKSSPTHFENKSISSSYNEQTLTTTLTDVTCKNSFETCETPSVDNLKEQLDSTKEIVRSLNNVLEVQKISESQESQNPSLEKEELLKSKLENDGLERKETTNLQKPQVSGMKSQEKPDPHILQNDVLVDHSLSESLRVTHQPVPESLCVAEKNTRVKYQVVEMQERLEKPGVKKNQGTSVSPSQPKVVLENMDLLRCETSARGSTLLTTSEDGVAKHEELDTVSASTEIKTQPLWYQRYRSSIIQGLVEELRIMGEREMKFTLEERTTFTKEKDSGDNDKSRKIIMKEGRKMEESTSVVLSEGNIKERTVNVLDEGKINECITVVLNEGKRDDCTAVLDERNMKDCAVNVLEEGEIKECITIVLNKGKMEECTTIVSNDWKKTEEGQTKLLQLKTYESELRGKSSILPQMNGKLFFIPQMNRKSPIVSQLNEDKEKQRKSIPYLKPIVTNTIKMATIGSIDKKCDITEKEPHTVHVLTKNNVVEQEVEFIRKVNVAHTQTADIQSERDRIDKNGLPLAFKGQYNESATNVSEMTELPVTAVKTDNEREKKCKKNENKASDQRISQVRELENVQNTVDGKDNNDVRLPAIQKETIINKNEDQSDDGKYCSRVSKLKDNETRDCSIPRSYQTEESSRRINKVGDKPAMNEYQFKTIDVYVKDIAGESKTITPGQLLQSEKMIENSKTSVKEKTGENENERENEDTTSKVQGASPEGPLRVSSRLVTVKHDSVATSVSPSQSSISSLSDFVKRISQKIDQLKVKTKSTVMDAERYQHSHKRPREFDSTLEDFITRHRQAEEGKQAVHKRVLSPVSSEARKINSCGKPNDVGKSEVYSSRCKQETRYIEDAKRCEEDDKSNTLLSASVPSHPSDTESSNSNAQQHSSDCQISASDIKQSVHSQQLLRSGTLPSQNNTQPSTSNESSSANGVRPVDIDAEVTQTKKDDKDFGTTENSGKEGGSTTITCSEISNKISSGNDATVTTPNKSTTTTNSDTIVNTTNSSSTTDSNITQTTSNNTVNISNSTATVTVVTSSASGSTGRARKRRREKGTIHYILEVPLNEVYKKCVDVVRSFGEKMVSSLRSKEVVGHNHSFSTLQPDYTRSLLNQIVRTRKGPYQPSSEEDKLYRRLLTLHGLVKAADLFCHYGFRPAIHCLQQFQICHQALIPGCYNKVLAGLQELEGGADLTHPKVRALQEEMARARHRGDPNDAETKVLVVARRESQWVREQLGEALGADTVALLSNKQGYHQVLKLLESRSVVVWSEDEGGGGGESLQQLPCSQFSLVVEWEAAASPSSTCVHHCTRQNIPVVSFTISTAHSPAGVRVEEVERGCSKKLKVTHEEESTCEIDGGGVGGRKGDIFTLVASSSVTTNAELHYILTSIYDINLVERCLRDVVVDEDSGVQAWADLLLDERTCVVLQPLHQLRTDAHLHQLTCQLVLLSLQVTTCYLILYSHPPANSGYVFRSGVVKAMARLVATCALFRSPDYTVSLLLAHNLHQVGELIRKVAEATMAASTCWDKEEWITRPWLTSQMSSHERVLLSLPCVNSITAQVILTAMSLTDVLTLSLPSLLTALPWIPHKVVTMLYKLLHGDALTDSNSYDLTERCVADVTSSPNKGEESVSCETMVVAASEHKKIVESSEGNQPEVQTQSYAYNECKSNVVSDKAMYSRVSSLDDQVRDEALRIDESVQEGSRAALPTPPDTNHIRLL